In Syntrophorhabdales bacterium, the genomic stretch GGTCATTGCTCTCCCTCCTCTCGCTTTCTGCTTGTTTAGAACTACTCGCCCTTTGAACGTGCCGGCCACTTTCAATGATGCTTTTGTCAATTCTGCCAATTTTATTGTCCGCCTGGTATTACCGGCGGAATATCAACAGGCTAACGATTGCGATCCGGCCTCCAATGCTGGTCGTAGCCACTCGCCTTCACTTGGCTGCCTCTCCTGCCGTCCTCGACGATTGTTTTTCCAGCTCAATTGAAGAAGAGAGATAGTAGTTACGCGCTGGGGGGTTTGCCTGGTTTTCGCCCAGCTCACGGAGTGCCCGCGCTTTGACCTTTCGTGCCTCTATACCATTCTTGCCACCAAGCGCCACGATATAGTCCGCCAGCTGACAGACCCATTGCCAGTCAAGCTGCTCCGCTGACTTTCTCAGATCAGCCATCAGATTCTCTTCTCCTCCGGCCAGACGTGCGATCCGCTGAGCTTCTGCTTTGGGAGACAGAGGATACAGGTTCGAGGGGTTACCGTCGAACCATCCCAGGTAGCCCGCGAAAATCGCGCGAACTGCAAAGGGTACTGTCCCGTACATCTCCTGCAGGAATGGCTTTGCAGCGAGATTCGGAGGCAGTTTAACTGTTTCCACCAGCTCATCCGGTGTGAGGCCGCGGTTCATACCCTGGATAGTCTGGTCAAAGACAGAGCGCACAGCGTCGCGGTAACTTTCAATCGAGTCTTTCACCTCGGCTTTCCCAAGAACGGGACGCGTGTGGCCAGTGACAAGAAACTCAGCCCCTTCCTTGCTCATCTTGTCGAGACTGTTGGCCCACACGCGAACGTCCCGGTACATAGTCCCGCGTATGGTGTAAAGGTTGGGAAATGCCTTGTAATAGTTGTCACCACAGAAGAGAACCTTCTTTTCAGGGTACCAGACGTAGAGCTGATCATCGGTCTCGCCCGGGGCTGTAACCAGATCAAGATCGACACCTGCAACGCTGATTGTCATCCTGTCTTCGGACAAGAACTTGTTCGGAGGCAGCTTGCCTTTACCCACGCCTCCCGTCGGAGTTTTTCCCGGCGCGACTCCGCGGATGGTGATATCTCTATCGGGCAGGTCACGGCCGAACATTCTGACTCCACGGCGCATGATGATACCCGTCACGGGAGAACCCTCATCGATATCCCGCCCGAAGTTGGCTCGGGCGTAAATGTCGGGCCTGTCCTGTCCCGCAAAGATCGCAGCGCCACCGGTGTGGTCTTCGTGGCTGTGTGTATAAATGATCGCCTTGACCGGCTTGTCCGTTATCTTTCTGAATTCCCGCAGCAGCGCTTCTGCCGCCTCCGTGGTACGAAGCGTGTCGACGATCACCACGCCGTCGCTCCCAACGATCATCGCAGCATTCGAGCCGTCGAACCCCACGGCATGATAGACGTTGTCCGTGATCCGGATCACCTCTTTCCGGAATTCTTTGGCCTGTTCGTCCAGCTGCTGACGGGCTTTCTGCTTCATGTTCTCCTGGCACAAACTCACCGAGCCGCCAGAGAGCAGCAACATGGCTGCCACCGCAAGAACATACGCCTTCTTCATGATCCCCTCCCTGTCGTGCGTCTAGCCATTCTTTTCAACCGAGGTAAGATTCTCTGAGATCCGCCGAAGGTATCCCTCGAACTGATCTTTCTCTTTTTCTGAGAAGCCCTTGAAGACGAGACGCTCCATGCCCCTGGAGATATTCACGTACTCCTTTTCCCATACCCGGTCTTTGTCTGTCCGCTGGATCAGGATCTTTCTCCTGTCTTCCCTCGAATGCGCGCGAGCGAGGAAGCCCGCCTTTTCGAGCCGGTCCAGCATGCTCGTCATTGTCGACTTCTTGAGAGAGGTTATTCTTCCAAGCTCCGTGATAGGGATACTTTCGTTGCGCCACAGCACATACATGATCCTTGCCTGCGCAGGAGTGATTTCAAGCTTATGCTCCTTCATCTTTCTATTCACGATGATCCGGCTCAGGCGATGAATCCGCGAT encodes the following:
- a CDS encoding alkyl/aryl-sulfatase, whose translation is MKKAYVLAVAAMLLLSGGSVSLCQENMKQKARQQLDEQAKEFRKEVIRITDNVYHAVGFDGSNAAMIVGSDGVVIVDTLRTTEAAEALLREFRKITDKPVKAIIYTHSHEDHTGGAAIFAGQDRPDIYARANFGRDIDEGSPVTGIIMRRGVRMFGRDLPDRDITIRGVAPGKTPTGGVGKGKLPPNKFLSEDRMTISVAGVDLDLVTAPGETDDQLYVWYPEKKVLFCGDNYYKAFPNLYTIRGTMYRDVRVWANSLDKMSKEGAEFLVTGHTRPVLGKAEVKDSIESYRDAVRSVFDQTIQGMNRGLTPDELVETVKLPPNLAAKPFLQEMYGTVPFAVRAIFAGYLGWFDGNPSNLYPLSPKAEAQRIARLAGGEENLMADLRKSAEQLDWQWVCQLADYIVALGGKNGIEARKVKARALRELGENQANPPARNYYLSSSIELEKQSSRTAGEAAK
- a CDS encoding MarR family transcriptional regulator, translating into MTERTDLKRQREAGFLISRIHRLSRIIVNRKMKEHKLEITPAQARIMYVLWRNESIPITELGRITSLKKSTMTSMLDRLEKAGFLARAHSREDRRKILIQRTDKDRVWEKEYVNISRGMERLVFKGFSEKEKDQFEGYLRRISENLTSVEKNG